The following are encoded in a window of Planktothrix sp. FACHB-1365 genomic DNA:
- a CDS encoding type II toxin-antitoxin system HicB family antitoxin, with amino-acid sequence MKLPYTIVILWSDEDHCYLVHLPEFSTQQFHTHGETYEEALKNAQEVLELLIEDYEADGKTLPIPKMIEQTFQLA; translated from the coding sequence ATGAAACTGCCTTATACAATTGTTATTTTATGGTCTGATGAAGATCATTGTTATTTAGTCCATCTTCCTGAATTTTCAACTCAACAATTTCATACACACGGAGAAACCTATGAAGAAGCATTAAAAAATGCTCAAGAAGTGTTAGAACTTTTAATAGAAGATTACGAAGCAGACGGAAAAACTTTACCTATTCCTAAGATGATAGAGCAAACTTTTCAGTTAGCTTAA
- a CDS encoding YihY/virulence factor BrkB family protein gives MVMASFFRFWRHLKWVKWEPCSVHTHLVKLIADSADCVADLLIALFPILIKGLKRIHRRMMRFCCFFLYLNRRTFKQLIQASLEQRLPGFAAEMAYHATLALFPAVLALLIAISSFQLVQTELYQMAILLSQIVPEEVQDLIGNGIKQLSLTPSSSLLSFSFLVSLWIFSGVIGAAMDALNHIHRVKKDHLRPFWKNKLIALALALGTLLLLISASALVLISDFIVEGMARQSCMLETVGNCALEDLAICMTKPPVQSCLLESTLLETWKQFRWPITLGIVSTNYAFIYRYAPSYREPGTPLMPGAILAAVFWAFVSNLFRWYVYHFGNFNITYGTIGGFVVLLLWLQISSLIMLIGAQLNVIVGDAMNTNS, from the coding sequence ATGGTAATGGCCAGCTTTTTCCGGTTCTGGCGACATCTCAAATGGGTAAAGTGGGAACCTTGTTCAGTTCACACCCATTTAGTAAAACTGATTGCTGACAGTGCTGATTGCGTCGCTGATCTATTAATTGCCTTGTTTCCTATCCTAATCAAAGGACTCAAAAGGATTCATCGGCGAATGATGCGTTTTTGCTGTTTTTTTCTGTATTTGAATCGCAGAACCTTCAAACAGCTAATTCAAGCCAGCCTAGAACAACGATTACCAGGTTTTGCGGCGGAAATGGCTTATCATGCTACCCTCGCTTTATTTCCAGCCGTATTAGCTTTATTAATTGCCATTAGTTCATTTCAATTAGTACAAACTGAACTCTATCAAATGGCAATCTTACTGAGTCAGATTGTCCCGGAAGAGGTACAGGATTTAATTGGAAATGGCATTAAGCAATTATCCCTCACGCCGAGTTCTAGTTTACTCTCGTTTAGTTTTCTGGTTTCTTTGTGGATTTTTTCAGGTGTTATTGGTGCAGCGATGGACGCATTAAATCATATTCATCGCGTTAAAAAGGATCATCTTCGACCTTTTTGGAAAAATAAATTAATTGCCTTAGCTTTAGCATTAGGTACTCTATTATTATTAATTTCAGCATCAGCATTAGTCTTAATTAGTGACTTTATTGTTGAAGGAATGGCTCGGCAAAGTTGTATGCTTGAGACGGTTGGTAATTGTGCTTTAGAGGATTTGGCAATTTGTATGACCAAACCTCCCGTACAAAGTTGTTTATTAGAATCAACTTTATTAGAAACCTGGAAACAATTTCGCTGGCCGATAACGTTAGGAATTGTTTCCACAAACTATGCGTTTATTTATCGTTATGCACCCAGTTACCGAGAACCCGGAACTCCGTTGATGCCGGGAGCGATTTTAGCGGCTGTATTTTGGGCATTTGTGTCTAATTTATTTCGCTGGTATGTTTACCATTTTGGTAATTTTAATATTACCTATGGCACAATTGGCGGTTTCGTTGTCTTATTACTTTGGCTGCAAATCAGTTCATTGATTATGTTGATTGGTGCTCAACTTAATGTTATTGTGGGAGATGCCATGAACACTAACTCTTAA
- a CDS encoding DUF6737 family protein, with product MIDQNSTQTFNPWNYKPWWCQPWSILLTGITLILGSWFLFHIIWITILVAIPLLVWMGFFLLIWPKLMAEVYAQESLSNKD from the coding sequence ATGATTGATCAAAACTCAACCCAAACATTTAACCCCTGGAATTATAAACCTTGGTGGTGTCAACCTTGGTCTATTCTATTAACTGGAATCACCTTAATTTTAGGAAGTTGGTTTCTATTCCATATTATTTGGATTACGATTTTAGTCGCTATTCCCCTATTAGTTTGGATGGGATTTTTTCTATTGATATGGCCGAAGTTAATGGCGGAGGTTTATGCTCAGGAGTCTTTAAGCAATAAAGATTAA
- a CDS encoding DUF2281 domain-containing protein, with product MNMKELLIQEVEKSPDFILQEVWDFLQFLNAKYQQDKLETSLVSESSLQKDWLQPEEDEAWQKYL from the coding sequence ATGAACATGAAAGAATTGTTAATTCAGGAAGTAGAAAAAAGTCCCGATTTTATTTTACAAGAAGTTTGGGATTTTCTACAATTTCTTAATGCTAAATATCAGCAAGACAAGTTAGAAACGAGTCTGGTGAGTGAATCTTCTTTACAAAAAGATTGGTTACAGCCAGAGGAGGATGAAGCATGGCAGAAATATTTGTAA
- a CDS encoding aminotransferase class V-fold PLP-dependent enzyme: MKDNPSQTKPEYSAFHRYWMFDPEVTFLNHGAFGACPIPILDAQYQFRQQLEQQPFHFFVREYETLLDQARQQLADFVGANSEDLVFVPNATTGINTVLRSLSFSEQDELLTTNHEYNACRNVLDFVATRTGAKIIIADIPFFITSSQQIIEAVMAKVSPRTKLVLIDHITSQTGLIFPIQEIIQKLNHLGIDTLIDGAHAPGMLALNLQEIGATYYTGNCHKWLSAPKGAAFLAVQQDKQGLIRPLTISHGANSTRSDRSRFLLEFDWTGTPDPSAYLSIPKAIDFMGSLLPGGWSELIKTNHNLAVNARKLLSEKLEIPLPCPNHLIGSMAVLPLGKRWQSFSDLNQKLWQEHKIEVPIMPWDDDNQPLIRISAQIYNHLSQYEYLAEVLLN, encoded by the coding sequence ATGAAAGATAATCCTTCACAGACTAAACCTGAATATTCTGCTTTTCATCGCTATTGGATGTTTGATCCAGAGGTAACTTTTCTGAATCATGGTGCTTTTGGTGCTTGTCCGATTCCAATTTTAGACGCTCAATATCAATTTCGACAACAACTTGAACAGCAACCTTTTCATTTTTTTGTCCGAGAATATGAAACGTTACTGGATCAGGCTAGACAACAGTTAGCTGATTTTGTAGGGGCAAATTCTGAAGATTTGGTCTTTGTTCCGAATGCAACAACAGGGATCAATACGGTTTTGCGATCGCTTTCTTTTTCAGAACAAGATGAACTCCTCACCACCAATCATGAATATAATGCCTGTCGCAATGTCTTAGATTTTGTTGCAACTCGCACAGGAGCTAAAATTATTATAGCAGATATTCCTTTTTTTATCACTTCATCTCAACAAATTATTGAAGCAGTAATGGCAAAGGTTTCTCCTCGCACAAAATTAGTATTAATTGATCATATTACCAGTCAAACGGGGTTAATTTTTCCGATTCAAGAAATTATTCAAAAATTAAATCATTTAGGAATAGACACCCTAATCGATGGAGCCCATGCACCCGGAATGTTAGCTTTAAATTTACAAGAAATTGGAGCAACTTACTATACAGGAAATTGCCATAAATGGTTATCTGCACCCAAAGGAGCCGCGTTTTTAGCAGTACAACAAGATAAACAAGGGTTGATTCGTCCCCTTACTATTAGTCATGGAGCTAATTCTACCCGTAGCGATCGCTCTCGATTTTTATTAGAATTTGACTGGACAGGAACCCCTGATCCCAGTGCTTATTTATCGATTCCTAAAGCGATTGATTTTATGGGTTCTCTGTTACCCGGAGGATGGTCAGAATTAATCAAAACCAATCATAATTTAGCGGTAAATGCTCGAAAATTACTATCAGAAAAATTAGAAATTCCTTTACCTTGTCCTAATCATCTAATCGGTTCAATGGCGGTTTTACCATTAGGAAAAAGATGGCAAAGTTTCTCCGATTTGAATCAAAAACTTTGGCAAGAACATAAAATCGAAGTCCCAATTATGCCTTGGGATGATGACAATCAACCTTTAATCAGAATTTCTGCCCAAATTTATAATCATTTATCTCAATATGAATATTTAGCAGAAGTTTTATTAAATTGA